cttcttcagttGTTCGTCCACCTTCACCACCGTTTGTTCCATCGGCCTCACCAATTCTATCACTACTACGAGAAACACAAGAATTGAGAAACAACATTCTTAACCAAATCGAATACTACTTCAGGTTTAGATAATTATCTTTCATGTTTGACTTTTTTAAAACAACTTTATGATTTCAACATATATACTAActggaatttgaaatttgatatTGTTGCAGCGATGATAATCTTGCTAAAGATGTTCATCTAAAACAATATATGGACGACAACGGTTGGGTTCCCATTATTTTGATTGgcagttttccacgagtatgtCTTCCACCAtgctttttctcttctctttctTTACTCTTTTTTTCTCATCATGAGTTGCATTATAGTAACAAGCAGAGTTTGACATATAGGTTGCTGAGCTAACACAAGACATTGGACTTATTTTGTTTACGTTGATTTCATCTTCACAAACGGTCGAAGTTGAGGTTAACAATGCTTTTATACTATATATGAAAGCTTTGTTATCAAATATGTTAAAGagttattgaaatagtactatGTTTGAAATTGTAGGGAAGGAAAGTGAGGCGACGCATTACTTGGAACAAATGGTTACTTGACGCCACCATGCGAATGCAGCAGCGGTGGGCTGACGATCTATGAAGATAGCTGCTAGGGACACTGATACGGGCCGCTCGGCGCCCCATCCATCACCTCACAAGCCCGAGCATTACTTAGAGAGATGAATATCTATTTGATATATATTATGTACCATCTCTCTTTATCTGAGAGATAAAGGATCAACTAAGTATATTGTAtctttcttaattttatttttttaatcttgtaATTGATTCATAGACaagggttttctttgttggttctttccccgTCCAGATTATAGAGAAATTTGTTATCATTATCATTAGAGAAataatatatcaatattttttctttttctccagCTGGTTCTTTTGTTTGCATGAGTTCTTCTTGGCGTTAATATTTTTCAATtgtattaaaagaaaaaatagtcgaaaagctattttttttaaaaaatatgtttaGGTATAGCAAAACTTCACAAATATTATGAGCCTGGTAAAAACAATGCAAAAATCAAAGCAGGATATGTACATGATGAAAACGTTTATCTTCTCTGATCCATGATAAAATAAGCTACATACGTACAATCATACAAAGTGATACCAGCCATGATAAAAGAGGCTACAACAAGGTGATATCATTCAGTGATGCTCTGTACAGTTTTGAAATATGTAAGGACAATTATACAAAGTGATACCAGCCATGAAATATGCATTGAAGATAAACCGAGTTACACCTTTGGTTCGTTCAGATCGTCAGGATCGAGTGCCAACTTGCAATCAATCTGCAGTGCTTCCAGCCATGAATCAACCTGGAGATCGAGAGCATATGGATAAAATAAGGACTGCTTTCCAAATACTTTGATCACTTAGAACTTTTCTGATAGGTAATCATATAGCCAAGGTGTAAAAGAGGAGGCAAACTTGACATACTTGTATCTTGGATTTGCTAGAGCATTCATATCGCAGCCCATGACGGGTTAAAATATAAAAGCAATATCGAGTTGCTTCATCTTCCAGTGTTAAGCAAGGAAGACGACCAACTTCAATAACATCAGGTAGGAGAGTGGAGTCCTGAGGACTTAAATCTGCATAATATAtagtacaacaaaaaataaaaaaaattaacatttgAAAACCAAGAGTTGAACATTGGACGGGCAGTGCATAAAAGATGTGCATTGTGCCGTGCCAATGCCAATAACAAAATTCATTAAAACATAATCAAGATCGAAGAAGAACATAGTGAAAAACTCAAGTATCTAAACCATCGAGTTTAATGCATGAAAACAGAAAGTTATAGCACATTATTAACTGGGAAAAGATAGATGGATCAAGGTAGAGATATAATTTGTTTATCCACAACATGAGGGTGAAGGTTGTTTTGAGGCAATTACTTAATAGAATTATGTTGTGGACTCGCAACAAAGTGAAGCATCACATATACCATAAGATGAGATGTATGCCCATATATTAATAGCCAACCAGACAGCACCAGAAGTACAGAACACAGGCTCCATAGTCCACTAAAGAAAATTTGTTCATAGAGTGAGACATCAGTTTTCTTATGACCAGCAGAACTGGGAAATGTGAATAGTTTGAGACTTTGAGTAACAGAAGTGTCTCATTAAAATCTACAGACATATAGTTATTTAGTTTGATCAATGGAATTTTAAATAGCAAAACTTCTTTGGCCAACCTTGCTGAATAATCGGGTTAAAAATTCCCAGTTAAGCAAACAAGCTTAAAGCATAAACAGAGCTACTAAAGATGAAATATCAAGAAATGCAGTTAAAGATAAACTTAGGTTTCAGATCAACTACCGGTGGCTTTCATATACAAGTAGATGCATGATCCATGAAGGACAATGAAGCGTGGAAGCCAATCATCAACTTCAGTATCATCTATGGGAGGTTGTTCTCCAGGTAATGCTGCCCATCTCTACAAATAATGAAATAAGAACATAGTACATGAAGCAGACAAAATAGAGATGCTTGGCAGATGAGAAAATGTTGACATGATGAGATAGATCAGCTTACCATCCGCATGTAGAGATAGCCAGATAGACGTGCAGATCTCAGAATTTCATCTATATGCTCCAATCTGTATACATAAGAAATAATCTAGAAAACTTGAATGGTGGACTTTTCAGATTGTAAGGAGAGTTcgattaaaattatcataaaaaaaGAACAGGAGTGAGTGCTGAGAAAGAATCATTCACTCCAAAAAATCACAAGCATCTTAAGGTTTAAGGAGTCACTGAAAATGTAGATTAAATCAATGCAGTGAATGACGACTAGCTTCAGATGCCAACCTCGAGGTAAATGCATACAGAAACTCCCACGTTGTGCAAATTGCATAAGTTTATCCATGTAACTCCTAACCTAGAAGTGGTCTACTGGGGAGTAATAGGTTTAGGTGATGTAAGGAGCAGATAAGGGGTAAATAGGAAAGTTCAAATGCAGAATGAAGCTTGCTTACTGAGCTTTAAAGTGAGATTCTCTTTCTTCTAAATCAGCTATTTCTGAACGAAGAGATTCCACCTCCACAGCACTTAATACAACCTGCAAATTGCAATGTTTGAGTTTTCGGAAAACAGAAAACTTAATTTCCAACCAATTATCATTTGGGAAACTATTACTACTTTTTTACCTTTTCCTCGCCATTTGCGCCTAATTTCCAAGACAAACGCCCCCTTAAATTAAACAAGTTCAACATGGATCTGGCACTTTTTAATCTTCTACGAGATGATGTGAGACTCTGAGATCTAAGTTAAGGCAAACAATTACAACAGCAATCAGTTTGACGTCACATAAATCCATTTTCTTTATTATATATTTCTTCAAAGAAAAGCACCTCAACTCTGTGGCTGATGATGATGCTTGGCTTGGAGTTGAAGGAGAGCCAGAACCAGAAGTTGAAGCTGCAAAATAATCAGGTAGGATTTGTATTCCTCGAGGACCATCACCCATTAAGATATTTCACTTGTAAGCCTTATATCATTCAGCTGGCAGAAGATAAATTTATGAGAACTCCTACAACAGCAATGACTTATTGCCCCCTATCTCATTCTCCATTTCCCTATATACAATTACTCTTACAGGAGCACCTCAATATAGTCATGATCCAtgataaaattacataatcCAGAATAAATCCCTAAATTTGGAGAAACTATACTACTAACATGGAGTATAacataatttcaaaatattaaattaaccAATTCCTCCGAAATCCCCTCACAGAGCCAGGttaacaaggaaaataaaaaaaaatctagaaaaataaaaaaaaatgaacttGCAATCGATCAACCAACAGAAACAGGCGAAACTACACATGATCTCGACAAAAAATACCACGAATCATAGATAAGAAAGAGTTAGCTGTTAAATCAAAATTATGAAACCAGTACCGacaaaaaattcagaaaaccACGTACGAACTACTTGTGCTTACATCGAAATTGACTTAAGCTCAATTAAAACTACGAATAAACGAATGGAGAAAGAAGTAAACCTTTTGTTGGCAAGATTAATAAATTGCAGAAACggaaaatgaagaagaaaatgtgAAGGTCAAGTTCATTTTCTTGGTTGGGAAGCTGTTAAATTTGGTGATTATTGCGTAGTTGTTGACGTGACGGGTGGGTGAGTTTTTTGCGTCGCgacatatttataatttatccaTTATTTTATTCAGCTTGCACAGCTGGCATATTCGGTGGGATAATAAAATGACTGTGTTATCTAGCTGGACCAATAGCAAGGCAAGGATTTTGTTGATTGGAATCAAGATCATGATGCATAATTCATTTAGTaagactttttttttctataactaGGAGTTTGAAGATTAATTCTAACTAGTAGTAGTTCAAAATTTGAGTTATCATATTCATGATCTTTCTTTTACTAGTAGTACGTTTGAAGTTTAAGATATCACAATCTCAAACTTTCTATAACTAGTAGCTCGAAGTGTAAGTTATCAGAATCAAGAACATAAATGGAATATGAAAATGTTATTAATCAATTTTAATACTAAAAAAGTATCAAAGATTTGTTTGTTTGTCGAGAAAGTTATGTCATTGAGAAGTATGAAATCTAGTAAATACTCGTAGTagttatattttgtttgttaaattcaaatactacatgtaataattgaagtctaagatttttcaaattaaaatcattaattgggaataataatagtatagcATAGAATATAATTCatgatattaaaaattaaaaatgataattattaattagtataattaaattgatcCATGGTTTTGTGatttatattgagattttgtaATAAGATAACATAATTGCTAGTCGTGGATATCGGCTTGACAACTCCCTCACAACTCAATCGTACCACTACCTTCAATCCTGCGGTATTTTACAAATCCACTAATAGTTTACGGCACCGTCTTGTGGGCTTAGTCGAATCAAGTTCATCGACGAGCTCCATTTGAGTTGGGCTATGCTTCGGGGTTGGGCTGGGCGGCAATGGATCTGGTGACGAGAGACCCGTATCATAAGATCATCTCCAACCGCACTGCAAAACCAATCTCATTATAagtttttaagaaaaaatacaTATCTTTAGGTTTGTACTAAAAGTATACTAAAAATACTTTTCATTTCATAGTTTGAGTTATTGCATTCAAGCCCAAATCAATTCatatttatcaaaatagaagaagagaaggaagagaaattaaaatacaGAGATTGAAAAACTTACAGAGAGAATGTAGCGGCgtggggaagaagaaggggtgAAATACTAATCTAATCTTATTAATATTTGATTAGCTATTAAATAGTGGACTAGCccatattagtattatattattcaacataattggaaaaaaaataatatagtagGAGTACTTTATTTTACTAAGAGCCGTtactttatcaaattttattagATAGGTTAATAAATTATAGTACATATAAATCTATGgaatcaattattttattagttaattaaatagtactatacGTACATTATTATCAAATATAGAGAAACAAATATGCTATCAAATATACTATACGTAcattaatatactatatatacattAATATTATTCAAATCAAATATGCTatcaaatataacaaaaaaatagttaaatattagtaataaataatagATTTCATATTTAGTTATATGGAGTCATTAATAAATCTTAtattatacttattttatttaatttaagatATTGACAAAGTGTCATGAGTTAGTGTGTAATTTAGATAAAAATATATAGGTATgattgaaaagtataaaaagttagtggatgaagaatattcttttgggtttgagtttaatgtaaatggttggagcaaaatcaatatttagtgtgatatttagagcattagcaatggggcgccctaagggacgccctaaagcccgccctatgcactgccacgtcaacattttatcctcctacccttccacctgcagtggggcgctctataagccgccctaagcattttctttatttgaatatttaaataactacaaaaattggaaaaaaaaaccttcatttcatttaaaattaatacattagaatacgaattaaaaaaatacgcattcTCAACGACGACGGTTACGGGCCaaaacttcttcaaccatgtcgttcatgagctgagcatggtcttgttggttgcacATTGAGCCCTGTCTAGacagaacctcattgaagcccgtcggtaatcctcgagcgtggggcgcggtcgccgtgctggagctagatccaccttcatcatcggccCAATCGGTGACGCTTCCACattcgtgttcgactatcatgttgtgcaagattatgcacgcatacatgacatcggcgatgacttccttgaaccagagacgcgcCAGCcgtttcactattgcccaccgtgattggagcacaccaaatgcccgctccacatccttctgcgccacctcctgcttttgcgcaaataaaactctcttctcacccattgggcaactgatcgtcttcagaaaaactggtcaccttgggtatatgtcatcagccaagtagtaccccatgtgatATTGGctcctgttggcagtgaactcgatggccgggccgt
This portion of the Salvia splendens isolate huo1 chromosome 10, SspV2, whole genome shotgun sequence genome encodes:
- the LOC121752231 gene encoding uncharacterized protein LOC121752231 isoform X2, which produces MLNLFNLRGRLSWKLGANGEEKVVLSAVEVESLRSEIADLEERESHFKAQLEHIDEILRSARLSGYLYMRMRWAALPGEQPPIDDTEVDDWLPRFIVLHGSCIYLYMKATDLSPQDSTLLPDVIEVGRLPCLTLEDEATRYCFYILTRHGLRYECSSKSKIQVDSWLEALQIDCKLALDPDDLNEPKV
- the LOC121751638 gene encoding la-related protein 1A-like; amino-acid sequence: MTPPPPSSHQPPFFTPNYTFNYYYPPMGFLQPPSSFFIYTTTTTTTTTTNYSYYPSLGCLQPSSSCVPPPFLPSSSSSSSVVRPPSPPFVPSASPILSLLRETQELRNNILNQIEYYFSDDNLAKDVHLKQYMDDNGWVPIILIGSFPRVAELTQDIGLILFTLISSSQTVEVEGRKVRRRITWNKWLLDATMRMQQRWADDL
- the LOC121752231 gene encoding uncharacterized protein LOC121752231 isoform X1, translating into MGDGPRGIQILPDYFAASTSGSGSPSTPSQASSSATELRSQSLTSSRRRLKSARSMLNLFNLRGRLSWKLGANGEEKVVLSAVEVESLRSEIADLEERESHFKAQLEHIDEILRSARLSGYLYMRMRWAALPGEQPPIDDTEVDDWLPRFIVLHGSCIYLYMKATDLSPQDSTLLPDVIEVGRLPCLTLEDEATRYCFYILTRHGLRYECSSKSKIQVDSWLEALQIDCKLALDPDDLNEPKV